A genomic stretch from Bradyrhizobium quebecense includes:
- a CDS encoding SRPBCC family protein, with amino-acid sequence MNKTTAETRSAIVEREFSHPPEKLWRALTQPHLMEEWLMKSDFKPEVGHSFNLRGEWGGVLDCKVLAVEPHKTLSYTWNFAHADAAYNLESVVVFTLTPTAKGTHLRVEQSGFQPHQKQAYGGAHAGWKQFLENLDQLLVRED; translated from the coding sequence ATGAACAAGACCACCGCTGAAACGCGCTCCGCAATCGTGGAGCGTGAATTTTCCCATCCGCCGGAAAAGCTCTGGCGCGCGCTGACGCAACCGCATCTGATGGAGGAGTGGCTGATGAAGAGCGACTTCAAGCCCGAGGTCGGGCACAGCTTCAATCTGCGCGGCGAGTGGGGCGGTGTGCTGGACTGCAAGGTGCTTGCCGTCGAGCCGCACAAGACGCTGTCCTACACTTGGAATTTCGCGCATGCGGATGCCGCCTACAATCTCGAGAGCGTGGTGGTCTTCACGCTGACGCCGACAGCGAAGGGCACCCATCTGCGCGTCGAGCAGTCCGGCTTCCAGCCGCATCAGAAGCAGGCCTATGGCGGCGCCCATGCCGGGTGGAAGCAGTTCCTGGAGAATCTCGATCAGCTGCTGGTGCGCGAGGATTGA
- a CDS encoding ArsR/SmtB family transcription factor produces the protein MPDAHDLLFRTLADPTRRAIFERLCREGEQTVGALTARAKISQPAVSKHLGVLKQAGLVRDRHVGRQTHYSAQLGALAPLIDWTSQMAGFWQNRFDHLEDLLKRMDQ, from the coding sequence ATGCCGGACGCTCACGACCTGCTGTTTCGAACCCTCGCAGACCCGACCCGCCGGGCGATCTTCGAGCGCCTGTGCCGCGAGGGCGAGCAGACCGTCGGCGCGCTGACCGCGCGGGCAAAGATCTCGCAGCCGGCGGTGTCAAAACATCTCGGCGTGCTGAAGCAGGCCGGGCTGGTGCGCGACCGCCATGTAGGAAGGCAGACGCATTACAGCGCGCAGCTCGGCGCGCTGGCGCCGCTGATCGACTGGACCAGCCAGATGGCGGGCTTCTGGCAGAACCGGTTCGACCACCTCGAAGATCTTCTCAAAAGGATGGACCAATGA
- a CDS encoding carbonic anhydrase — MCQLCEITPPNRTSRRVFLAGAACTAVSLALAPAVTAKETRPPPKPQNVLPPDAALDRLVKGNLRYVEGISRRHDFKHEREALSGGQNPFAGILSCADSRIAPEYAFDTGRGDLFVCRVAGNFASDEMIASLEYAQSVLGVPLFMVLGHDSCGAVDAAIKSLKDNTTLPGHLPSLVTAIAPAVKATEGKPGDRLANAIKQNVIDNVAKLKTATPILSAAVDQGKLRIVGAVYRLTDGKVELVTDAKRPAT; from the coding sequence ATGTGCCAGCTCTGCGAAATCACGCCTCCCAACCGAACCTCCCGGCGTGTCTTCCTCGCTGGCGCGGCGTGCACCGCGGTCAGCCTCGCCCTTGCGCCGGCTGTGACGGCCAAAGAGACAAGACCGCCGCCGAAGCCGCAGAACGTGCTGCCGCCGGACGCCGCGCTCGACCGGCTGGTGAAGGGCAACCTGCGTTATGTCGAAGGCATTTCGCGGCGGCATGATTTCAAGCACGAGCGCGAGGCGCTGTCCGGCGGACAGAATCCGTTCGCCGGCATCCTGAGTTGCGCGGACTCCCGCATCGCACCGGAATACGCCTTCGATACCGGTCGCGGCGATCTGTTCGTCTGCCGCGTCGCCGGCAATTTCGCCAGCGACGAGATGATCGCGAGCCTGGAATATGCGCAGTCCGTGCTCGGCGTGCCGCTATTCATGGTGCTCGGTCATGACAGCTGCGGGGCGGTCGACGCCGCGATCAAGTCGCTGAAGGACAACACCACCCTGCCCGGCCATCTGCCCTCGCTGGTCACCGCGATCGCGCCTGCGGTGAAGGCGACCGAGGGCAAGCCGGGCGACCGGCTCGCCAACGCCATCAAGCAAAACGTCATCGACAACGTCGCGAAGCTCAAGACGGCGACGCCGATCCTCAGCGCCGCGGTCGATCAGGGCAAGCTCCGGATCGTCGGCGCGGTCTATCGGCTGACCGACGGCAAGGTCGAGCTGGTCACGGACGCCAAGCGACCGGCGACTTGA
- a CDS encoding ClpXP protease specificity-enhancing factor SspB: MLLLVVASLPARAGVEPCNTAQKRVEMIALLRHAAEDRPVNITFATRTDGVKLPAGVIEQYPEEITIILQHEFDRLMVKDEGFEVGVWFNRKYARLAVPFGAIRSLWDGTVLMCTNNQL; the protein is encoded by the coding sequence GTGCTGCTCCTGGTCGTGGCCTCATTGCCGGCACGCGCCGGCGTCGAGCCCTGCAACACGGCGCAGAAGCGGGTCGAAATGATCGCGTTGCTCCGCCATGCCGCTGAGGACCGGCCGGTCAACATCACCTTCGCAACCCGGACCGATGGCGTGAAGCTGCCCGCCGGCGTGATCGAGCAATATCCCGAGGAGATCACGATCATCCTGCAGCACGAATTCGATCGCCTCATGGTGAAGGATGAAGGCTTCGAGGTCGGCGTCTGGTTCAATCGCAAATATGCCAGGCTGGCCGTGCCGTTCGGCGCGATCAGGAGCCTGTGGGACGGCACGGTTCTGATGTGCACGAACAATCAACTGTAG
- a CDS encoding 2-keto-4-pentenoate hydratase, translating into MERILAAAKAIASARRSRAPLKALAKDIVPRDEAEGYQVQYALHDLLQPQVGSLVGYKIGCTSAVMQEYINIPHPCGGGVFEKVVHESGVRLPAADFVHVGVECEIAVRLSRSLAPGEAPFTAEWVAEAIEAYHPAIEIVDDRYVKWETLGAPTLIADDFFAAGCVLGEAVQRITVPDLRKITGRALVNGKEEGRGTGADVLGHPHNALAWLANHLAAEGRGLHAGQIVLTGSLVKTVWLKAGDAVVMELDGLGKVEATFT; encoded by the coding sequence ATGGAACGGATCCTCGCGGCCGCAAAGGCGATCGCCAGCGCGCGCCGCAGCCGCGCGCCGCTCAAGGCGCTCGCCAAAGACATCGTGCCGCGCGACGAGGCCGAAGGCTATCAGGTGCAATACGCGCTGCACGATCTGTTGCAGCCGCAGGTCGGCAGTCTCGTCGGCTACAAGATCGGCTGCACCAGCGCGGTGATGCAGGAATACATCAACATCCCGCACCCCTGCGGCGGCGGCGTATTCGAGAAGGTCGTGCATGAAAGCGGCGTGCGGCTGCCGGCGGCCGACTTCGTCCATGTCGGGGTCGAATGCGAGATCGCGGTGCGGCTGTCGCGCAGTCTCGCGCCCGGCGAAGCGCCGTTCACCGCCGAATGGGTCGCGGAAGCGATCGAGGCCTACCATCCGGCGATCGAGATCGTCGACGACCGCTATGTCAAATGGGAGACGCTCGGCGCGCCGACGCTGATCGCCGACGACTTCTTCGCCGCCGGCTGCGTGCTCGGCGAAGCCGTGCAGCGCATCACCGTGCCCGATCTGCGCAAGATCACCGGACGCGCGCTCGTCAACGGCAAGGAGGAGGGGCGCGGCACCGGCGCCGACGTGCTCGGCCATCCCCACAACGCGCTCGCCTGGCTCGCCAATCATCTCGCCGCCGAGGGCCGTGGCCTGCATGCCGGCCAGATCGTGCTGACCGGCAGTCTGGTCAAGACGGTCTGGCTGAAGGCGGGCGACGCAGTCGTGATGGAGCTCGATGGGCTCGGCAAGGTGGAAGCGACGTTCACCTGA
- a CDS encoding SDR family oxidoreductase translates to MSTVLVTGGSGFIGVHTILQLLADGHTVRTTLRNPDRSKDVIAMLREGGALAADQVGFVTADLTRDDGWREAAAGCDYVLHVASPLGAHLPEDENELIVPAREGTLRVLRAARDASVKRVVVTSSFAAIGYGHPPQAEPFDETTWSNLDGPDVQAYPKSKTLAERAAWDFVAREGNGLELAVVNPTAVFGPALGADFSESIGIIKALLDGAMPAVPRIHFGLVDVRDVADLHLRAMTSPKARGERFLAVAGETISVLQVARLLRRKLGSKARRVPRFQAPDWMMRLAARRNPLARAALPLLGKVRRSTSAKAQNLLGWRPRGNEEMIVATAESLIRLGLVKV, encoded by the coding sequence ATGAGCACGGTTTTGGTCACGGGCGGATCCGGTTTCATCGGCGTGCATACCATCCTGCAACTGCTTGCCGACGGGCATACGGTGCGAACCACGCTGCGCAATCCGGATCGGAGCAAGGACGTGATCGCGATGCTGCGCGAGGGCGGCGCGCTTGCGGCCGACCAGGTCGGCTTCGTCACCGCCGACCTCACGCGCGACGACGGCTGGCGCGAGGCGGCCGCGGGGTGCGATTACGTGCTGCATGTCGCATCGCCGCTCGGTGCGCATTTGCCGGAGGACGAGAACGAGCTGATCGTGCCGGCGCGCGAAGGCACGCTGCGGGTGTTGCGCGCGGCGCGCGACGCCAGCGTCAAGCGCGTCGTCGTGACGTCGTCGTTTGCGGCGATCGGCTATGGCCATCCACCGCAAGCCGAGCCGTTCGATGAGACCACCTGGTCCAATCTCGACGGCCCCGATGTGCAGGCCTATCCGAAATCCAAGACGCTGGCCGAGCGCGCGGCCTGGGATTTCGTCGCGCGCGAAGGCAACGGCCTCGAGCTTGCCGTGGTCAATCCGACCGCGGTGTTCGGCCCCGCGCTCGGTGCCGACTTCTCCGAGTCGATCGGCATCATCAAGGCGCTGCTCGACGGCGCGATGCCGGCGGTGCCTCGGATCCATTTCGGCCTCGTCGACGTGCGCGATGTCGCCGACCTGCATCTCCGCGCCATGACCTCGCCGAAAGCCAGGGGGGAGCGGTTCCTCGCGGTCGCCGGCGAGACCATATCGGTGCTGCAGGTGGCCCGGCTGCTGCGCAGGAAACTCGGCAGCAAGGCGCGGCGCGTGCCCCGGTTCCAGGCGCCGGACTGGATGATGCGGCTCGCCGCGCGGCGCAACCCGTTGGCCCGCGCCGCCCTGCCGCTGCTCGGCAAGGTGCGCCGCTCGACCAGCGCCAAGGCGCAGAACCTGCTCGGCTGGCGTCCGCGCGGCAATGAGGAGATGATCGTCGCGACCGCCGAGAGCCTGATCAGGCTCGGCCTGGTCAAGGTTTGA
- a CDS encoding winged helix-turn-helix transcriptional regulator encodes MKFETGMENNTSELCDGGECESCPTDPNLLIEFKHAIHALGGKWKLEILFTLMNGGVRFGALRRALVPVTQHMLTAQLRELERDGLVARKVLAEKPLQVEYELTDSAWGLTPAFRELLAWSKTYGPRRHAEASETTVGAAIG; translated from the coding sequence ATGAAATTCGAGACCGGTATGGAAAACAATACCAGCGAACTATGTGACGGCGGTGAATGCGAGAGCTGCCCGACCGACCCCAATCTGCTGATCGAGTTCAAGCACGCGATCCACGCGCTCGGCGGCAAATGGAAGCTCGAAATCCTGTTCACGCTGATGAATGGCGGTGTGCGGTTCGGCGCGCTGCGCCGCGCGCTGGTGCCGGTCACCCAGCATATGCTGACCGCGCAGCTGCGCGAGCTCGAGCGCGATGGGCTGGTGGCACGCAAGGTGCTCGCCGAAAAGCCGTTGCAGGTCGAATACGAGCTGACGGATTCGGCCTGGGGCCTCACGCCGGCCTTCCGGGAATTGCTGGCGTGGTCGAAGACCTACGGCCCGCGCCGGCACGCGGAGGCAAGCGAGACGACAGTCGGGGCGGCGATCGGCTGA
- the dksA gene encoding RNA polymerase-binding protein DksA, translating to MNERQRDYFRAKLLAWKDEILRESKVTLQTLQEENVNHPDLADRASSETDRAIELRARDRQRKLISKIDAALQRIEDNTYGYCEETGDPISLKRLEARPIATLSVEAQERHEKREKVYRDE from the coding sequence ATGAATGAGCGGCAGCGCGACTATTTCCGCGCCAAGCTGCTGGCCTGGAAGGATGAGATCCTCCGCGAATCGAAGGTCACGCTGCAGACGTTGCAGGAAGAGAACGTCAATCACCCCGACCTCGCGGACCGAGCTTCCTCGGAAACCGACCGCGCGATCGAACTTCGTGCCCGTGATCGTCAGCGCAAGCTGATCTCCAAGATCGACGCGGCGCTCCAGCGCATCGAAGACAACACCTACGGCTATTGCGAAGAGACCGGTGACCCGATCTCGCTGAAGCGGCTCGAAGCCCGCCCGATCGCGACGCTGTCGGTGGAGGCGCAGGAACGCCACGAGAAGCGCGAGAAGGTCTATCGCGACGAATAG
- a CDS encoding NAD(P)-dependent oxidoreductase, whose protein sequence is MKIAIAGASGQAGSRLTAELARRGHAVTAIARNPEKVATLPGVTAVRGDVNDQGALTALWAGHDAAISSVHFTVSDPVKLIGAAKASGVGRYLVVGGAGSLEVAPGVRLVTTPNFPAQYKAEASKGAEFLDLLRQEKDLNWTFLSPSALFVAGERTGKFRLGTDQLLTAADGKSSISFEDFAVALADEIERPAHIRQRFTVGY, encoded by the coding sequence ATGAAGATCGCCATCGCCGGCGCGTCCGGCCAGGCCGGCTCGCGCCTCACCGCGGAACTCGCCCGCCGCGGCCATGCCGTCACCGCCATCGCCCGCAACCCGGAGAAGGTCGCAACCCTGCCTGGTGTCACCGCCGTGAGGGGGGATGTGAACGACCAGGGCGCCCTGACCGCGCTGTGGGCCGGCCACGATGCCGCGATCAGTTCCGTCCATTTCACCGTCAGCGACCCGGTCAAGCTGATCGGGGCGGCCAAGGCGTCCGGCGTCGGGCGCTATCTCGTGGTCGGCGGCGCCGGCAGCCTCGAAGTGGCCCCGGGCGTCCGCCTGGTGACCACGCCGAACTTCCCGGCCCAGTACAAGGCCGAGGCCTCGAAGGGAGCCGAGTTCCTCGACCTGCTGCGCCAGGAAAAGGACCTGAACTGGACCTTTTTGTCGCCCTCGGCGCTGTTCGTGGCAGGCGAGCGGACCGGCAAGTTCCGGCTCGGGACCGACCAGCTTTTGACGGCTGCGGACGGGAAGAGCTCGATCTCGTTCGAGGACTTCGCAGTTGCACTCGCCGACGAAATCGAGCGCCCAGCCCATATCCGCCAGCGCTTCACGGTCGGCTACTGA
- a CDS encoding winged helix-turn-helix transcriptional regulator — protein sequence MKAASLKPDAYAANCPTRQILDRVGDKWAVLILLLLRSEPMRFNQLRRAIEGISQKMLSQVLKSLERDGLLRRRAIATVPVTVEYSITPLGSTLAEAVDPLRDWAEQNLKEVLAAQRRYDAQRKALAA from the coding sequence ATGAAAGCCGCCAGCCTGAAGCCGGACGCCTATGCCGCCAATTGCCCGACGCGCCAGATCCTCGACCGGGTCGGCGACAAATGGGCGGTGCTGATCCTGCTGCTGCTCCGCAGCGAGCCGATGCGCTTCAACCAGCTCCGCCGCGCCATCGAAGGCATCTCGCAGAAGATGCTGTCGCAGGTGCTCAAAAGCCTGGAGCGCGACGGGCTGCTGCGCCGCCGCGCGATCGCAACGGTTCCGGTCACCGTCGAGTATTCGATCACGCCGCTCGGATCGACGCTCGCCGAGGCGGTCGATCCGCTGCGCGACTGGGCCGAGCAGAATCTGAAGGAAGTGCTGGCTGCACAACGCCGCTACGACGCGCAGCGCAAGGCACTGGCGGCCTGA
- a CDS encoding flagellar assembly protein FliX: MRIYGPNGTTLGTSTSATRRTSSTGFSLPDATTAQEEVRSTAAPKAATSLDALLALQGVEDPTERRKRSVARGKGALDVLDALKLGLLSGNFDSSTVNRLRDAAASLKESSGDPGLDAVLGEIELRVEVELAKAGQY; the protein is encoded by the coding sequence ATGCGCATCTACGGACCGAACGGCACCACGCTTGGCACGTCCACCAGCGCCACGCGGCGCACCTCGTCGACCGGGTTCTCGCTGCCGGATGCGACGACCGCGCAGGAGGAGGTCCGCTCCACCGCCGCGCCGAAGGCCGCCACGAGCCTCGATGCGCTGCTCGCGCTGCAGGGCGTCGAAGATCCGACCGAACGCCGCAAGCGCTCGGTGGCCCGCGGCAAAGGCGCGCTCGATGTGCTCGACGCGCTCAAGCTCGGACTGCTGTCCGGCAATTTCGATTCCTCCACCGTGAACCGGCTGCGCGATGCCGCGGCGAGCCTGAAGGAATCCTCTGGTGATCCCGGCCTCGATGCCGTGCTGGGCGAGATCGAGCTGCGCGTCGAAGTCGAGCTCGCCAAGGCCGGGCAGTATTAG